A stretch of the Rosa rugosa chromosome 5, drRosRugo1.1, whole genome shotgun sequence genome encodes the following:
- the LOC133709284 gene encoding uncharacterized protein LOC133709284: MMKSSLAIMFQLFSVVLMANMGQMKLAEASVNRMLSQAADQNGIVLPCPPGCPHNHTHPNCCDCDTTKGSCNECCKTSTPLIVRRNKRPLFPDADQNGIVLPCPPGCPHNLTHPNCCDCDFTKGSCKRCC, from the exons ATGATGAAATCATCATTGGCAATCATGTTTCAGTTGTTCTCTGTCGTTCTGATGGCTAACATGGGCCAAATGAAATTAGCAGAAGCCAGCGTTAACAGGATGCTCTCGCAAGCTGCTGATCAGAACGGCATTGTTCTTC CTTGCCCGCCCGGCTGTCCGCACAATCATACTCATCCTAATTGCTGTGACTGTGATACGACCAAAGGTTCCTGCAACGAGTGTTGCAAAACCAGCACTCCATTGATTGTAAGGCGCAACAAACGTCCTTTATTCCCAGATGCTGATCAGAACGGCATTGTTCTTC CTTGCCCGCCCGGCTGTCCGCACAATCTTACTCATCCTAATTGCTGCGACTGTGATTTCACCAAAGGTTCCTGCAAGAGGTGTTGCTAA
- the LOC133709283 gene encoding uncharacterized protein LOC133709283 → MGWLTVNNASTTSLTWGNSIFTCGKCIGLYDVQKCLPAKSCSGVAFSPRAFASRNSVKKLRRERLASERVADKTTASSENVQNDNKVELSDDSAAEKGVNVPSRGAVLQACTVTSGLIAALGILIRQASHVASVEGLPVLDCSLEVSFDFEMWHLQLIAGLVILISSSRYILLKTWPEFAESSKAANQQVLTSLQPLDFIIVAFLPGVSEELLFRGALQPLFGSNLSSALVVALVFGVLHLGSGRKYSFAVWASLVGFVYGYAAIASSSLVVPMVSHAVNNLVGGILWRYRSDSSGEISE, encoded by the exons ATGGGTTGGCTTACAGTAAACAATGCATCTACAACCTCATTGACTTGGGGGAACTCTATCTTCACTT GTGGGAAGTGTATTGGCCTCTATGATGTGCAAAAGTGTTTACCAGCCAAATCATGCAGT GGAGTTGCATTTAGCCCAAGAGCTTTTGCAAGCCGGAATTCGGTGAAGAAGTTGAGAAGGGAGAGACTAGCAAGCGAAAGGGTAGCAGATAAAACTACTGCTAGTTCTGAAAATGTTCAAAATGACAACAAGGTGGAGCTTTCTGATGATTCAGCTGCAGAGAAAGGGGTTAATGTCCCTTCCAGAGGTGCTGTGCTTCAGGCTTGCACTGTTACTTCCGGGTTGATTGCTGCTTTGGGTATACTAATTCGACAG GCATCTCATGTTGCATCGGTTGAAGGATTACCAGTCCTTGACTGCTCATTGGAAGTATCAT TTGATTTTGAGATGTGGCATCTTCAGTTGATTGCCGGATTGGTTATTTTGATATCATCATCCCGATATATATTACTGAAGACATGGCCAGAATTTGCAGAGTCTAGCAAAGCAGCCAATCAACAG GTCCTTACTTCACTTCAACCTTTGGATTTCATAATCGTTGCATTTTTACCTGGGGTCAGCGAG GAACTTCTTTTCCGGGGTGCGCTGCAGCCTCTTTTTGGATCCAATTTGAGTAGTGCATTGGTGGTTGCCCTCGTCTTTGGTGTTCTACACCTGGGCAGTGGCCGAAAGTATTCCTTCGCAGTCTG GGCAAGTTTGGTTGGGTTTGTGTATGGTTACGCAGCCATCGCATCTTCTAGCCTTGTTGTGCCAATGGTTTCTCATGCAGTGAACAATTTGGTGGGAGGGATTTTATGGCGATACAGATCAGATTCATCAGGAGAGATATCAGAGTAA